The nucleotide sequence CTTGAGGAATCTACTGAATAAACATGAGTGTTAGGCTGTTTACCCAATGTACAGTAATTTCCATTCATAGATCTATAAACAAATGAAACAGTTCACTTAAGTCTGATTATGTGATTAATTTAGAATTAATAATGTATAGTGTAACACTGTATTTGAATTCATAACTCAtttgataaatatgaaaattaatttagTGTTTAGACCATGTCCATTTATGGATTTTATTGTGAGGATATGCATTTATTAACTAGTAAGTATTTCTGAAGATACTAAACAATAACAGcacatgtttgcttgtttaaaagaaaatcaagtcactgtaaataaaaaaatactgccTTGTGTGAGCAGCAGCTGTGCTCTATCTAAAAATGTTATAGAGGTATGCAACGATGCATCTGATTgtgatttgtatatttttatacttgaTGATTAATGGTATGATTAATGGTGAGATCAATCCTTATATAATACTTGCCATTGAGAAAAGTAGACGTGAAAACTTGAGAGACCCACCTTGTGTTATCCCTTGAATATCCTCAACACTACTATCAACAGTTGAGTCAAGTGTAAACATGCTACTTGAGGATGCACTAACACCTTTGCTTGTGTTTTGCCCGTCCTCCTTCATGCTCGAGGAATCTGCTGAAGTAAAATAATAGGTTGTTAGTGTCATGTACATAAGTAATTTGGTTAACTATTGATGCCATTTGTTACACAAGGAAAAATGGGTCACTGTCAGAATTTCTGGTTATATAATGATTTCCCCATCCATGAACACATCCGTTTATGTGTAGTAAAAATAAGGATTCAGCTCAAACTTGGCTGAATCTAATGGCTCACACTAcattcatgaatataaatataaacatatatgcactaaAGCCTTGAAAACTTACCTTGTGTAATCTCTTGGATATCTTCCACACTACTATTTGCAGTTGTGTCAAGAGTGATGATGCTGTTTGAGGATGCCTCACCTCTCGTGGGTGCGTCGTGCATGCTTTCATTTATACCAGAAGAACctgctaaaataaaaaaaattgagttTGAAAAGTGTCATAACTTCAACAATTATAATTTACAGTGTAACTATTATGACCAGATGGTAAACTTCAATTATACAACTAGAACTAGTAATCAGATTTCTGTACATATGACAAGTGTAATAAAACATCCACCATACACAATGTCCACCTTATTAAACTTAAACTTTGGGACACACTGACATGCCATTACTGAAAATAAGACTAAAATATAACCCACTGGCCACAGATACATGTCCTCGCCagtgtagttttttgtgaatttgcacacaaatggctccacaagtgctcagatACTAAGAAGTTAATTAGCAGGCCACATacgacctcacctgatttcttcattccttgaattttcagaaaAAAGCTTCTTTCTATTGCTATAAATATTGGGCATCATtaactttattgtcattatcataatcaaaattttatcaaaataaaaatagcatTGAAAATATAGTACAccctttctgaaaatcaaggaacgGGGTAAATAggtaagatagataggtagagtaactgactccttggtgacaaagtatttgtagagccatctcttTGTAAACACAACTGATAAAACTAAAATAGCATGTAAGTCATGCCATCCCAACATGAGTTACCAACCTACCTTGTGTAATAAACTGAACCTCCTCCATACTGCTATTAGCAGTTGAGTCAAGAGTGATCACACCACTTGCAGATGCAACAGCATCACTGTTTTTGTCCTGCACATCAGTTTCTATGCTTGAGGAATCTGCTAAATAAATATCATCAGTCTGAGTGATAACATGTGTCTGTTAGTATTAGAGTAGTTATCTCAATCATTGTTCACATTCTAAATATGAATGTAGGTAAACTTTACCTACATTACATAGCCAGATATTTCTGTAATAgtgttaggtaaaaaaaaaaatacatatatataataaaatacttcACATACACAATTGCTATCTTAGTAAACATTAACATAGGAATAAACTGAATATACATTACTGAATATCAGACTAAAACTTAGCTACCAACCTTGAGTGATTAATTGAACTTCTTCCATACTGCTATTAGCAGTTGAGTCAAGAGTGATCAGGCTACTTGCAGATGCAATGGCATCACTGTCTTTGTTCTCCACATCAGTTTTCATACTTGAAGAATCTACTAAATAAATATTATCTAAGTGTGAGCAACATGTATCCAAAAGCATTAATGTAGTCCTTATTCTAAGAATCATGAAGATATAGAAAATTCAAACAGCTTAACTTTCAATTCAGTTTTTAAAACTTTAGAGATACATACCACAGCTGCTATTATCTAGCATAATAACACTTGAGTCTGCTGTGGAGTCCAGAGTTATGATTTCTGACAGAGATGATACTGTGTGGTCTCTATCTGGCACATTTCTTTCACTGCTTTCTACTGAAATTAAGGCCTatgtaagaaataaaatatatataaagcaataatTCATAAAGTATTGCTACTACTAGAATAATCGACAGTGCCTTCAATCAGTGATTAGAAGGTGAGCTGTGAATGATGTTTAAGTAGTTACAAATTGTTTAATTAAGAAAATATTCTCCTAAGACATACCATCTACAGCAGATTCTTCCTTGACACAGGCTTCACCATTCCCAGTTCTTTCTCTTGCCATACTTTCACTCTTTTGCTCTGCTGGGtggaaataagggaaaaaaagattAACTGTCAGTGAGTAAAACTTGAAAAATGAGATTACTGAAGTTCTTTGCAATATCACATCATACATAAGTTccacaataaaataacaaagatatacCAGTCTGGTAAAGAACAACTCATCAAGATATAAAATACTTACCAGAGCTGGAAGTTTCACTCCCATCACAGCCCTCCATTGTATTTATTAGGTTTTAAAATCAAGCAGAAAACAACAGCCCTCTGCTATTCCTTTACTGAAATATGAAAATGTCAGTCTCATTAATATACAGCCCACTACCAGTGATAAAAATCTAAAAGTACAGGATAATCTAACCCTAAGTTATCCCTGGAATACCTCCCTAGTTAATGGGTCAAGTACCACTGCTACTGATACCGAGTACCAGTTAAACCCACTCTAAATGCACACTAAAATAAGGAATCTATCAAATGTCAAATACAACGCATCTCAAGGTCCATACCTTTTCTGGAAAATGACCAGCAATAGTCCTAGTATGTCACATGCCTCCCCCCAACTATTAAAGCCAGATATTTAATATAACAAGCCTCACAGAAGGAAATGAATCTTATACGCATAACCCCATACTAAAAAGTTTCAGTGGGCTCGGCGACGCGGCTCCTTTTCAACAAGAATTAACCTTCTCCCTATGAAATTTCCTCGTAGGTACAACACAGATATAACAGCACTCAAACCCCCTCATTAAAACAgcgtatattcatataataatatactTTATTTGGATTTAAAGCTAAACAGGGCCTCTAAAAACCGTACGCTTTCCGTCGAGAGAAAAGCGAACTTCATTCAATAGGCaattatactgataattccaCCTCCCTAAGCCTCTGTGTGGCTCCGTCCACGCCATGATACTTTACAAATATACTCACCATCATCCAAATTCTTTAAAACTCGCAAAAACAGATAAAACAGGCGAGAAAGGCCAAGTCTCTCCGACTCTTGTCAAAGTGTTTTTAACGCTGACATTCACAATTGAATTAAACtcttgactattttttttttttttttttggtatgagAATGTATGAAACATATTCGACTCTATATAGATTCTATAAAATACTACCAGGTTATGGTTCTTTTAGTGCTTGGAAAGCACCAAAAAGTTTTAGAAATAAGATGAAATTTACAAAACCTtgtctatttttgtattactatttttctgGTATGAGACGATACCAAAAATATTCGAATCTCTATAAATTCTAAATTAATTACCGATTACCGTTCTTTCAGTAGATGGAAAGCACCATAAACTtatagaaataagataaaaattcaCAAAAAGCTTGTTTATTAATTTCAAACTCGAATGACCGCATCGTTTTGTAGTGTGGATTGCCTTCGATTCCCACGTAAGTCGAGGCGAATGGCCTTATTTCCCCGTTCTCTGAGCCAAGGGACCGTCTATTAAAGAGATGAGCTCGTTTATGTAACACCCGTGTATGTGGGTATTCGGGGAGAGGCGAAATAAATTGTGAAATAGGGTATAAAAGGGTGAATTAAGTTTTTTCCCCCCCCAGATACTCCCGAGGTATGGATGGTCATGCCGGGTCAGGTTTTATGTTTTTGGTTTAATTTATGGTTTTATATTGGGTTTTGTGGGTtaggtatatgtgtttttgttgtcttgGAGCAATTTTTGGTCTAGTGTCCGACTGGTTGCGATTTGTAATTTGGTATATGGTCGAATGATTTGTTTGAAGGAAGTGGTTGAATCTACGGAATAGGATTGTCTTAAACATAGAAAAGTATAAGGTAATGGCCTTAAAAGAACTAATAAACCGACAGTATGAGTCATGAAGATGTGATTTGCTGAAAGAGAAGATAGGGCTCATCACGTATCAAAAGTCTGCGAGTCTAAGCGCACAGGGTATAGGGTAGGAATGGTCTGGCGTCTGCACTACGCATTCTCTATAGCTATTGGTGATAGCAAGGGCAACAATCCTCCTTTTTATATAATCAGGCAAAACAGTTCATATCATGTTATTTTATGTGGAGTATTTGAAAAGCATGTGTTATATTTTATTGAAAATCTAAATTTGTGAAGTGATAACTATGAATGGTATCGAATAGTAGTGTACAGCATATTTTCATTTGATAAAAAATAGTGAAATCTTAGCACCTCTTTACAATTTTTATGTGGCTTTTAAACtaaactaaatgtatatatgataaattaatTGATGAAAATTACAAATCATTTTCTAATTGATATTTGTTAAGTCCTTAATCTCCAAGAATCTTATTAGGGGTTATTTTCAATAATTTAATATGTCtacttatttttgtattacaGGCTGTAAACCAAGGAAGTAAAGATGGATTTTCAGCATCGAGCGGGAGGGAAGACCGGAGGCGGTGGTCAGGCCTCTTGGTCAGAGAGCAACAGAGACCGACGCGAACGTCTCCGCCAGCTTGCCCTAGAGACGATTGACCTCAACAAGGATCCCTATTTTATGAAAAACCACTTGGGGTCATATGAGTGCAAATTGTGTCTGACTCTTCATAACAATGAGGGAAGTTACTTGGCTCACACACAGGGAAAGAAGCATCAAACAAACCTGGCCAGACGTGCAGCAAAGGAAGCCAAAGAAGCCCCTGCTCAGCCAGCCCCAGAGAAGCCTAGGGTGGAAATGAAAAAGTTTGTTAAGATTGGTCGGCCAGGTTATCGTGTCACGAAACAGAGAGACCCAGAAACAGGGCAGCAGAGTCTGCTCTTCCAGATTGACTATCCAGAAATAGCTGATAATGTGGCTCCGCGTCACCGTTTCATGTCCGCCTACGAGCAGAAAGTTGAGCCTCCAGATCGTAAATGGCAGTACCTCCTCTTTGCAGCTGAGCCTTATGAAACTATAGCCTTCAAAGTACCCAGCAGAGAGGTTGATAAATCATGGACGACCTGGAATAAAGAGACAAAACAGTTCTTCTTGCAGTTTGCCTTCAAGATTGATCCAAAGGCCAAGATGGTTCCTCCTGCACCACCACCCATAGCTGGTCCACCAGGTCCTCCAGGACCTCCTGGCCCACCGGGACCACCTGGACCTCCAGGTATGCCCCCTCCACCAGGGATGCCTCCACGGCCAGCCATGATGCCTCCGGGCCCACCTCCTCCAGGCATGCCTCCTCCCCCAGGCCCTCCAGGaatgccacccccacccccaatgaGACCTCCAATGAGACCTATGATGCCCCCTCCCCCAGGCCCTCCTGGTCATCATGGGCCTCACGGCATGCGGCCGCCTCCTCCTGGCATGGGTCCTCCACCTGGCATGCGaggccctcctcctccacctgggagcaacctccctccacctccaccaccattcaACCctgtaccccctcctccaccatctggTGGAgtgcctcctccaccaccacccaaaaACTAATAGACGTATGGGACTCTTGTTTGGACTTGAATTCATTGTATGATCATTACTTTAAGAAATTGATTATAGTTTTGAAAATCACTTTTTAGTAAAATCATTTATGTTTGAAAAgacttttttgtttacatttgaacactttttttcttttttttatattgtagtacatatttgtattactgtgattaatgtatgtatgtacaatttcTATTTTAAAGTTTATGTGGAGAATTATAAAACAAACTTTGAATAATAGAGAATTTCTTTACCCTTACCTTATTGTGCAGTATATTGATGGAATGGTTTCATTAACCATAGAGAATAATAGATAAATCATTGTTTCAAAGAGTGTAAATGTAAGTGGTCTTGTTCTTATCTTAAGGTGCCATCTTTACTGTAATAAATAAGAGAACTGTGCTAATTACATTGTTTTCAACTTACTATtgacatatacttttttttttggagggaggggggatatctGTTGACTGCTGCTAGTTAATACAGATCATTTAATTTTGCAAATCCATTATTCACAGTATTTAAAAATGTCTTAAAAAAATACAGATAGTTTTCACTTACCAAGTAATCTTAATGAAATTAAAAGGAATTTATTTATGTCTGTAACCACTTATTCCATTATCCTGACTAGCGTTAAAATGGATCATGGTGTATGGTTATTATGAAGCTCTAGTGAGGCAATGGGATGTACTTTGTCAAAGCATTCTTATAAATTATTGTAAGCATGTGATCAAAGTGATGAACCTTTCCCAttaatatgtacatttacattgtatatacacagatacatatatgggaCAGGCCATAGAATTATAAATCAGACTTGGAACTTTGCTGTGCACTCTTCTGTATGGGTTGGAAACTGGCTT is from Penaeus chinensis breed Huanghai No. 1 chromosome 36, ASM1920278v2, whole genome shotgun sequence and encodes:
- the LOC125045025 gene encoding splicing factor 3A subunit 2-like, with the protein product MDFQHRAGGKTGGGGQASWSESNRDRRERLRQLALETIDLNKDPYFMKNHLGSYECKLCLTLHNNEGSYLAHTQGKKHQTNLARRAAKEAKEAPAQPAPEKPRVEMKKFVKIGRPGYRVTKQRDPETGQQSLLFQIDYPEIADNVAPRHRFMSAYEQKVEPPDRKWQYLLFAAEPYETIAFKVPSREVDKSWTTWNKETKQFFLQFAFKIDPKAKMVPPAPPPIAGPPGPPGPPGPPGPPGPPGMPPPPGMPPRPAMMPPGPPPPGMPPPPGPPGMPPPPPMRPPMRPMMPPPPGPPGHHGPHGMRPPPPGMGPPPGMRGPPPPPGSNLPPPPPPFNPVPPPPPSGGVPPPPPPKN